One Pocillopora verrucosa isolate sample1 chromosome 10, ASM3666991v2, whole genome shotgun sequence genomic window carries:
- the LOC136283909 gene encoding uncharacterized protein — protein sequence MKQPGKKSDTTSVKKKENEMRHYPKDLNPFANSDGTTDNDCSSQNSGEAPSASRQRHKRRRKNSKSGEYPMENNPFNDTDEMSETPSCTRRQRRRRKRRESMNEEYKMGDISSSDADDMRNKPSSTRGQRRKAKRKESNGEKYKMEHNPSNDTDEENSSSILESTDTSDMWSVSSLEDIQFVVNTATVEEINVKTALQGLAASNEKDEQVDREASGDSKAQSFPSDKVSPDDLSFTNKDNVPASIGSTNLDASTAKDCSNVGERSIIKQVQPSEEVIAMEECQGGDSCAAIVSNQFPELAIYVETEIQVVEHESLSLHKVMVKLELEMKEAVDTEDCEAEFESLSLDWLALNKFRSELDERKQDLLTLSRQQNRKECLKFLRQDLKYLFEVKGWKKTKEHKDREKNVLDLILNLTDMA from the exons ATGAAGCAGCCTGGAAAAAAGAGTGATACCACAAGTGTTAAGAAGAAGGAAAACGAGATGCGCCACTATCCAAAGGATCTAAACCCGTTTGCAAATTCCGACGGTACCACCGATAATGACTGCTCGTCCCAGAACAGTGGAGAGGCCCCCAGCGCTAGTCGCCAAAGGCATAAAAGAAGACGGAAGAACTCTAAAAGTGGAGAATACCCGATGGAAAATAATCCATTTAATGATACTGATGAGATGAGTGAAACGCCCTCCTGTACTCGTCGTCAAAGGCGTAGAAGAAAACGGAGAGAGTCCATGAATGAGGAATACAAAATGGGAGACATCTCATCCAGTGATGCTGATGACATGCGCAACAAGCCCTCCAGTACTCGTGGTCAGAGGCGTAAAGCAAAACGGAAAGAATCGAAtggtgaaaaatacaaaatggaacACAATCCATCGAATGATACCGATGAGGAAAATAGTTCGTCAATCTTGGAGTCGACCGATACTTCTGACATGTGGTCTGTTTCTTCATTGGAAGATATTCAGTTTGTGGTGAACACAGCTACAGTAGAAGAGATAAATGTAAAGACTGCGTTACAAGGCTTGGCTGCCAGCAATGAAAAAGACGAACAGGTTGACCGAGAAGCTTCTGGTGACTCAAAGGCCCAGTCATTCCCATCTGATAAGGTCTCTCCTGACGATCTCTCTTTCACAAACAAGGATAATGTTCCTGCAAGTATCGGATCAACAAACCTTGATGCTTCGACTGCTAAAGATTGTTCAAATGTGGGCGAGAGATCAATTATCAAGCAAGTACAACCTTCCGAGGAAGTAATTGCTATGGAAGAGTGCCAGGGTGGAGACAGCTGTG CTGCCATCGTAAGCAATCAGTTCCCTGAGTTGGCTATTTATGTGGAGACAGAGATTCAGGTTGTCGAACACGAGTCGCTTTCATTGCACAAGGTGATGGTTAAATTGGAACTGGAGATGAAAGAAGCAGTAGACACTGAAg ATTGTGAGGCCGAGTTTGAAAGCTTATCACTTGACTGGTTAGCGCTAAATAAGTTCCGTTCTGAACTTGACGAAAGGAAGCAAGACCTTCTTACTCT TTCCAGACAACAAAACCGGAAAGAGTGTTTGAAGTTCTTACGTCAGGACCTTAAATACCTGTTTGAAGTCAAAG gttggaagaaaaccaaagaacacaAAGATCGGGAAAAGAATGTCCTGGATCTTATCCTCAACTTGACCGACATGGCCTGA